The Spirosoma foliorum genome has a window encoding:
- a CDS encoding S41 family peptidase: protein MHRLPQTLLHLLYSGSLMLLPRIGFCQPVVAGPDQPIDAQTRMVVIQSLLQQLGSQYVFPKVATQIQEVIQAKLNAGDYDSITSSKAFADTLTVQIQRISHDKHLQLFYQNKSASSASSDLTAKADGNTTLEQYGRQINFGFGKPELLPGNIGYLRIDEFMPVELAAQTATAALTHLNQTDALILDLRHNRGGEPAMVAFLASYFFGSDSVHLNDIVSRGGKSVQSFWTHSQLPGKRYVGKWVYILTSKKTFSAGEEFAYDLQNLKRATLIGESTAGGAHSGEMVRIGDHFSAFIPAEYALNPITHTNWEGTGVRPDLAIAEHKALKRAQIIALETLISSTDEARKRRKLTRLIKELKTVD from the coding sequence ATGCATCGCTTACCTCAAACCCTGTTGCACCTGCTGTATTCAGGGTCACTCATGCTGCTACCACGAATTGGCTTTTGTCAACCCGTGGTAGCGGGTCCTGATCAACCCATTGATGCCCAAACGCGCATGGTTGTCATCCAGTCGCTTCTGCAGCAACTGGGTTCCCAGTATGTATTTCCGAAAGTAGCCACCCAGATTCAGGAAGTTATTCAAGCCAAACTGAACGCTGGCGACTACGACTCTATTACCAGCAGCAAGGCATTTGCCGATACCCTGACCGTTCAGATACAGCGGATTAGCCATGATAAACATTTGCAACTGTTTTATCAGAATAAATCGGCTTCCTCAGCGAGCAGCGATCTTACCGCCAAGGCTGACGGAAATACTACTCTGGAGCAATACGGTCGGCAGATCAATTTTGGTTTCGGCAAACCAGAACTCCTGCCGGGCAATATTGGCTATCTCCGAATCGATGAATTTATGCCCGTCGAATTGGCGGCTCAAACGGCTACAGCGGCCCTAACGCACCTGAACCAGACCGATGCACTAATTCTGGATTTACGACACAATCGGGGTGGTGAACCGGCAATGGTTGCTTTTCTGGCCAGCTACTTTTTCGGTTCCGATTCGGTTCATCTAAACGATATTGTTAGCCGGGGTGGTAAGTCGGTTCAGTCTTTCTGGACGCATTCGCAACTTCCGGGTAAACGCTATGTCGGCAAATGGGTATACATCCTTACTAGTAAAAAGACCTTTTCGGCGGGCGAAGAATTTGCTTACGATCTTCAGAATCTGAAACGCGCCACACTTATTGGCGAATCAACGGCCGGTGGCGCTCATTCTGGAGAGATGGTTCGAATCGGTGATCATTTTTCGGCTTTCATCCCAGCCGAATATGCCTTGAACCCGATTACGCATACGAATTGGGAGGGAACGGGTGTGCGACCCGATCTGGCAATAGCCGAACATAAAGCTCTGAAAAGAGCCCAGATAATTGCTTTAGAAACACTTATTTCAAGCACCGATGAGGCTAGGAAACGACGGAAATTGACCAGGCTCATCAAGGAATTAAAAACAGTTGACTAA
- a CDS encoding SDR family oxidoreductase yields the protein MEQFNFNNELSGKIALVTGGTKGAGRAIAERLLEAGATVIITARNAPEKENSKFHFIPSDLSKAEGSQKVISEVLSTYGRLDILINNLGSSVTPAGGFTVLTDDDWESTLQANLLAPVRLDRGFLPTMIDQKSGVIIHIASIQGKLPLFESTLPYAAAKAGLINYSKSLSNEVTPKGVRVLTVSPGWINTTASEAWLGEIARNANSTVEEAQQSVMDALGGIPYGRPAEPKEVAELVGFLVSPRASYLTGTEFVIDGGTIPTI from the coding sequence ATGGAACAGTTTAATTTCAACAATGAATTATCAGGCAAAATTGCCTTGGTAACAGGAGGTACAAAAGGAGCCGGAAGAGCCATTGCAGAAAGGCTTTTAGAAGCAGGGGCAACGGTTATTATTACTGCAAGAAACGCACCGGAAAAAGAAAACAGCAAGTTTCATTTCATTCCCTCCGATTTAAGTAAGGCAGAAGGATCACAAAAAGTAATCAGCGAGGTGCTATCGACTTATGGGAGGCTAGACATCCTGATCAACAACCTTGGTTCTTCAGTAACACCCGCGGGTGGTTTTACCGTACTAACGGATGACGATTGGGAATCAACCCTACAAGCTAATTTGCTGGCTCCTGTTCGACTGGACAGAGGTTTTTTACCAACAATGATCGATCAAAAAAGTGGTGTTATTATTCATATCGCTTCGATTCAAGGCAAACTGCCGCTATTTGAATCTACTTTGCCTTATGCAGCTGCCAAAGCCGGATTGATCAATTATAGTAAAAGTTTATCCAATGAAGTTACCCCCAAGGGTGTTCGGGTGCTGACTGTTTCACCTGGATGGATCAATACGACAGCATCGGAAGCTTGGCTGGGTGAAATTGCAAGAAACGCGAATAGTACTGTAGAAGAAGCGCAACAAAGTGTAATGGATGCATTGGGTGGAATTCCTTATGGCAGGCCTGCCGAACCGAAAGAAGTAGCTGAGTTAGTAGGTTTTCTTGTTTCACCAAGGGCCAGTTATTTGACAGGGACTGAATTTGTAATCGATGGCGGTACGATACCTACAATTTAA
- a CDS encoding carboxypeptidase-like regulatory domain-containing protein, whose product MKTVNRFLLIAGILSLAACTKDSLSTDPGKIQAGFVKGHVVDTQGRPLAGATIIANNSIWVGKNVISTTDANGNYKISLPNEPGIGAFYVRGSVKMKFEGKTYQLPLFTEDDDTFMPDEGAVKNLQLKLWGEKTGNFGDEGLYGGTVEVTNRTSFSTGDIEFKLEPIALIDGTQGETLTFHTDYYTAQGVPIGKYRVSARRISTNQPLYIRILDSNQAYEKSVTTIFQSSYYIEDIYEMHIEVTE is encoded by the coding sequence ATGAAAACTGTAAACCGTTTTTTGCTGATCGCCGGTATACTCAGTCTGGCAGCCTGCACCAAAGATTCCCTCTCTACTGATCCTGGTAAGATTCAGGCCGGTTTTGTCAAAGGCCATGTGGTCGATACCCAGGGTCGTCCGCTGGCGGGCGCAACGATCATTGCCAATAATTCCATCTGGGTTGGTAAGAACGTAATCAGCACAACAGATGCGAATGGGAACTACAAAATCAGTTTACCCAACGAGCCCGGCATCGGCGCGTTTTACGTGCGGGGTAGCGTGAAGATGAAATTCGAAGGAAAGACGTATCAACTGCCTTTGTTTACTGAGGATGATGACACTTTTATGCCTGATGAAGGAGCCGTTAAAAATTTACAGCTTAAGCTCTGGGGCGAAAAAACAGGTAATTTTGGCGACGAAGGTCTGTACGGGGGCACCGTAGAAGTAACGAATCGCACCAGTTTTAGCACCGGTGATATCGAATTCAAGCTGGAACCAATTGCCCTCATTGATGGCACACAAGGCGAAACGCTCACCTTCCATACCGATTATTACACGGCGCAAGGCGTGCCTATTGGCAAGTATCGGGTATCAGCTCGTCGCATCTCAACAAACCAACCGCTCTACATCCGCATTCTGGATTCAAATCAGGCGTATGAAAAATCGGTGACGACGATTTTCCAATCGAGCTACTACATCGAAGACATTTATGAAATGCATATTGAGGTAACAGAGTAA
- a CDS encoding LytR/AlgR family response regulator transcription factor — MNVLLIEDEELAVFRLTELLSEVAPQVRIVQTTPSVEASVAYLKTAPDLDLIFMDIELADGQSFEIFDQTTVSAPIIFTTSYDEYAIKAFKVNSIDYLLKPIKQQELAASLEKYDQLNHRLHSQPVQVIAIDALIQQLRQQTQPADYRRRFLVRHLSQWLPIDVTDIAYFHYEERVTLLRTLGGQKYSLDYNLEELEDMLDPSLFFRVNRQFLISINSVQQIHSYFHHKLKLVLKPAPTDEVLVSRERATDFRKWMGK; from the coding sequence ATGAACGTACTACTGATTGAAGACGAAGAATTAGCGGTCTTTCGGTTAACTGAACTCCTTTCGGAAGTGGCTCCACAGGTGAGAATTGTTCAGACCACACCTAGCGTTGAAGCGTCGGTCGCTTATCTGAAAACGGCTCCCGACCTAGACCTGATCTTCATGGACATCGAACTGGCCGATGGACAAAGTTTCGAGATTTTTGACCAAACGACGGTTTCGGCGCCAATCATTTTTACCACGTCCTACGATGAATATGCCATTAAAGCGTTTAAAGTCAACAGCATAGATTACCTGCTGAAGCCCATTAAGCAACAGGAACTGGCTGCCAGCCTGGAAAAATATGATCAACTCAACCACCGACTCCACTCTCAGCCAGTCCAGGTCATTGCCATCGATGCATTGATTCAGCAGTTGCGCCAACAAACGCAACCGGCTGACTATCGGCGTCGCTTTCTGGTTCGACATCTCTCACAATGGCTACCAATTGATGTGACTGATATTGCCTATTTCCACTATGAAGAGCGGGTCACCCTGCTTCGGACGCTCGGCGGCCAGAAATATTCACTGGATTATAATCTCGAAGAGTTAGAAGATATGCTTGATCCGTCTCTCTTCTTCCGTGTCAATCGTCAATTTCTGATCAGCATCAATTCAGTACAGCAAATCCATTCCTATTTCCATCATAAACTGAAGCTGGTGTTGAAACCGGCTCCTACTGACGAGGTATTAGTGAGCCGGGAACGTGCCACGGACTTCCGAAAGTGGATGGGAAAATAA
- a CDS encoding glycosyltransferase translates to MNNKRILIATMPLDGHLNPLTGLAKHLQSLGHDVRWYTGPSYKDKICKLGIPFYPFRKTREINQLNLDTEFPERLLMKGTIKRLRFDLNNVFFLRAPELVSDVKAIYGEFPFDLILCDAAFTGGPILQKLLNVPLVSIGIGPLGESSKGLPPSGLGIEPSSTLLGRLKQDMLRYLVTKFLLKPCTDVYNQVLIDHGQKPTGEFVFDALTREPDLYLQSGTPGFEYSRPDMSPNIRFVGPLLPYQSGSRHPFRHTAKIQQHKRVILVTQGTVERDPKKIIIPTLEAFKDDSQTLVIVTTGGSRTEELRAKYPQSNVIIDDFIDFNSVMPFADVYVTNGGYGGTMLALQHGLPLVAAGVHEGKNEITARIGYFKVGINLKTETPTAAKIRKSIEKVLSDPYYRINVQRLGAEFKQYATNSLCEKYILELLSESSPELAEKQTTLI, encoded by the coding sequence ATGAATAACAAACGCATTCTCATTGCCACCATGCCGCTCGATGGCCACCTGAACCCGCTGACGGGTCTTGCTAAGCATTTACAAAGTCTTGGCCACGATGTTCGCTGGTACACTGGCCCAAGCTACAAAGACAAAATTTGTAAGCTGGGTATCCCGTTCTATCCGTTCCGGAAAACCCGCGAAATCAATCAGCTTAATCTGGACACCGAGTTTCCTGAACGCCTACTTATGAAAGGCACCATCAAGCGGCTGCGCTTCGACCTTAACAACGTCTTTTTTCTGAGAGCCCCCGAGCTGGTGAGTGATGTAAAAGCCATCTACGGCGAATTCCCCTTCGACCTGATCCTGTGCGATGCCGCCTTTACCGGAGGGCCGATTCTTCAAAAGCTATTAAATGTGCCACTGGTATCGATCGGTATTGGGCCTTTGGGCGAGAGTTCAAAAGGATTGCCGCCGTCAGGGTTGGGTATAGAGCCTTCGAGTACATTGCTGGGCCGATTGAAGCAGGATATGCTGCGCTATCTGGTTACGAAGTTTCTCCTAAAACCCTGTACCGACGTCTACAATCAGGTGCTGATCGATCACGGCCAAAAACCTACGGGCGAGTTCGTATTCGATGCGCTTACCCGTGAGCCTGATCTTTATTTACAAAGTGGTACCCCTGGCTTTGAATACAGCCGGCCGGACATGAGCCCCAATATTCGCTTTGTCGGGCCATTGCTACCCTACCAATCGGGTAGTCGCCATCCATTCAGGCATACGGCTAAAATTCAACAGCATAAGCGAGTCATTTTAGTGACTCAGGGTACGGTAGAACGCGACCCGAAAAAGATCATCATCCCCACTTTAGAAGCCTTTAAAGACGATTCCCAAACGCTGGTTATTGTGACCACGGGCGGCTCTCGGACAGAAGAACTGCGAGCGAAGTACCCGCAGTCGAACGTCATTATTGACGACTTCATCGACTTTAACTCCGTCATGCCGTTTGCCGATGTCTACGTGACCAATGGGGGGTACGGCGGAACCATGCTGGCCCTGCAACACGGTCTGCCACTAGTAGCTGCTGGTGTACACGAAGGCAAAAACGAGATTACAGCCCGAATTGGCTACTTTAAAGTGGGTATTAATCTGAAAACTGAAACGCCAACGGCGGCCAAAATAAGAAAGAGTATCGAGAAGGTGTTGAGCGATCCCTACTATCGAATCAACGTCCAGCGGCTGGGTGCTGAATTCAAGCAATACGCGACTAACAGCTTGTGTGAAAAATATATTTTAGAACTGCTGAGCGAATCGTCACCCGAATTAGCTGAGAAGCAGACAACATTGATCTAA
- a CDS encoding winged helix-turn-helix transcriptional regulator has product MYERKTKPNLNCGLDLVGEVLYGKWKIRLLWFINTGHKRPSELQRKIPDASRRVLNIQLKELEEHELVTRKIYPVVPPKVEYSLTEFGKTLIPVIAALGQWSDEHEDRLRDVISRQAVSSTLDIPSN; this is encoded by the coding sequence ATGTATGAACGGAAAACAAAACCGAACCTAAATTGTGGGCTTGATCTAGTCGGTGAAGTACTTTACGGCAAATGGAAAATCCGTTTGCTGTGGTTTATCAATACGGGTCATAAACGCCCAAGCGAACTGCAACGCAAAATCCCAGATGCTTCACGTAGGGTTTTGAATATTCAATTGAAAGAATTAGAAGAGCACGAACTGGTTACGAGAAAAATTTATCCCGTTGTACCGCCAAAAGTAGAGTACAGCCTTACCGAATTTGGAAAGACGTTAATCCCCGTAATTGCCGCGTTAGGGCAATGGAGCGATGAACACGAAGACCGTTTGCGAGATGTGATTTCGAGACAAGCTGTAAGTTCTACTTTGGACATCCCCTCTAATTAG
- a CDS encoding sensor histidine kinase: MNRPIHDFWIRVVGISLLAILFILDDDTIQQPLTSQGLASIGLNIVSIILIWHLNRAINIYCRYVVLAHLKPAYRLGLTLLACTMVTTLFSWSADLMHYSYTRGTFVGFRIGERPTVIRMGNHAFRFSPNGIDFFHAIFIGLFFVTVYELVFYRLDSSHYKAQLLQSEQEREKLRVANMQSQLDALKQQVNPHFLFNSLNSLIALIRKNPRQAETFAEELSSVYRYILRANEQNLTDLATELEFIHSYAHLLQTRHGTGFELSIQVDHRFNRYQLPPLTLQLLVENAVKHNIVLTNKPLRVEIQTDELANLHVRNNLQQKKQGVISNGVGLANIMAKYEMLGQAKPSVREEAGQFVVALPLIPI, translated from the coding sequence ATGAACCGCCCGATCCACGATTTTTGGATACGCGTCGTCGGTATTAGCCTACTGGCAATCCTGTTTATTCTAGACGATGACACGATTCAGCAACCGCTAACCTCGCAGGGATTGGCCTCGATTGGTCTCAACATCGTGTCGATTATCCTGATCTGGCACCTGAATCGAGCCATCAATATCTATTGCCGATACGTAGTGCTGGCCCACCTCAAACCTGCGTATCGACTGGGCCTTACCCTGTTGGCCTGTACCATGGTGACTACGCTGTTTTCCTGGTCGGCCGATTTGATGCACTATAGCTACACGCGGGGCACATTTGTTGGGTTTCGGATTGGTGAACGCCCAACAGTGATTCGTATGGGCAATCATGCGTTTCGGTTTAGTCCGAACGGGATTGATTTCTTCCATGCCATTTTCATAGGGCTATTTTTCGTGACCGTCTATGAATTAGTGTTCTATCGACTGGATTCATCGCACTATAAGGCTCAGTTGCTCCAGTCTGAGCAGGAACGGGAGAAATTGCGGGTGGCTAATATGCAGAGTCAGCTCGACGCGTTGAAGCAGCAGGTAAACCCTCATTTTCTGTTTAACAGTCTCAATTCGCTGATTGCGCTAATTCGCAAAAACCCTCGTCAGGCCGAAACCTTTGCCGAAGAACTTAGCTCCGTCTATCGCTACATTCTACGCGCTAACGAGCAAAACCTAACCGATTTAGCTACAGAATTGGAATTTATCCACTCATATGCGCATCTGCTCCAGACTCGTCATGGTACCGGTTTCGAGTTAAGCATTCAGGTTGATCATCGCTTTAACCGGTATCAATTACCTCCATTGACCTTACAATTACTGGTTGAAAATGCTGTAAAACACAATATTGTGCTAACCAATAAGCCATTACGGGTTGAAATTCAGACGGATGAATTGGCCAATCTGCACGTTCGCAACAATCTACAGCAGAAAAAACAAGGCGTCATTTCCAATGGTGTGGGGCTAGCTAACATTATGGCCAAATATGAAATGCTGGGGCAAGCCAAACCGTCGGTGCGGGAAGAAGCCGGGCAATTTGTTGTCGCTCTGCCGCTTATACCTATATAA
- a CDS encoding VOC family protein: MKILELDLYTNNLEAIRLFYVGRLGLPLLSRSVAHLTVLVGFTQLTFQLVDKPVAPYHVAINVPCDSLDVLMYYYDLDYLSTQEPGKTIAYFPDWRAKACYFYDPCGNLLEFIARTDLNLNDPNLTFSDLFQCVSEIGLPTQDVAYTAREIQRRFRVEQFCKTKPILDFNALGDDNGLFILAKLGRTWLFSNTQAGLTYCRVRFTTGADEAIHELYSFEVNQLPIGYAAGNYRTMPEPVKALVS; encoded by the coding sequence ATGAAAATCCTTGAACTTGATCTGTATACAAATAACCTGGAGGCCATTCGCCTTTTCTACGTCGGTCGTCTTGGACTGCCCCTCTTAAGTCGTTCCGTCGCCCATCTGACGGTGCTGGTTGGTTTCACTCAGCTCACGTTTCAGCTCGTCGACAAGCCAGTGGCTCCTTATCACGTCGCGATCAACGTACCGTGCGATTCGCTTGATGTGCTTATGTATTATTACGATCTGGATTATTTATCGACGCAGGAACCCGGAAAAACCATTGCCTATTTTCCTGACTGGCGCGCAAAAGCCTGTTATTTCTACGATCCCTGCGGAAATCTGCTGGAGTTCATTGCCCGAACTGACCTTAATCTGAATGATCCAAACCTAACCTTTTCGGATTTATTTCAGTGTGTCAGCGAGATCGGTCTACCAACCCAGGATGTAGCTTACACAGCCCGAGAAATTCAACGCCGTTTTCGAGTGGAGCAGTTTTGCAAAACGAAACCAATACTCGATTTCAATGCATTGGGCGATGATAATGGTCTCTTTATACTCGCGAAACTGGGCCGTACCTGGCTTTTTTCGAACACGCAGGCAGGGCTGACTTATTGCCGGGTTCGATTTACTACCGGAGCCGACGAAGCCATCCACGAACTCTATTCGTTCGAAGTAAACCAACTGCCTATTGGCTACGCTGCGGGTAATTATCGCACCATGCCTGAACCGGTAAAAGCACTGGTTTCATAA
- a CDS encoding RidA family protein, whose product MNKTVINPWQWQDHLGYTQAVEIPLATHTLYCAGQAAINAQGQPVDGTMEEQIGLCFDNLDTVLQQAGYSLKNVVRLNFYTTSIEQFFAAYGQVMNRLQRADCVPSSTLTEVNALAFPQLRIEIEATAVK is encoded by the coding sequence ATGAACAAAACAGTTATCAATCCCTGGCAATGGCAAGACCACTTAGGCTATACCCAGGCAGTAGAAATCCCTCTCGCAACCCATACGCTGTATTGTGCCGGACAGGCTGCAATAAATGCACAAGGCCAACCCGTTGACGGCACGATGGAGGAGCAAATCGGTCTGTGTTTCGATAATCTGGACACGGTCTTGCAACAAGCGGGCTACTCCCTGAAAAACGTAGTGCGCCTAAACTTCTATACGACCTCAATTGAGCAGTTTTTTGCGGCTTACGGTCAGGTAATGAACCGATTGCAACGGGCAGACTGTGTGCCATCGAGCACATTAACCGAAGTCAACGCACTGGCATTTCCGCAGCTCAGGATTGAGATTGAAGCAACAGCCGTCAAGTAA
- a CDS encoding cupin domain-containing protein — protein MTTPPRAGLLTGRTITNPVLKEDTIFLEISRESDGRHTLVDVLLAPGAGTPMHYHTDFSEEFTCLEGELSLKIDKQIIRLKRGKSVSAPARCKHRFFNQSGEPCRFQCRFTPGFPGFEQTLQISYGLARDGKTTAQGIPKNPYALGYLVLISETRMTGYLGLFQPLFNWLGRQALKNGVAADLQRRYLAVW, from the coding sequence ATGACAACGCCACCCCGCGCCGGACTACTTACCGGGCGAACCATAACCAACCCCGTACTAAAAGAGGACACTATTTTCCTGGAAATCAGCAGAGAAAGCGATGGGCGTCATACACTGGTTGATGTGCTACTAGCCCCCGGAGCCGGAACCCCCATGCATTACCATACCGATTTTTCGGAAGAATTTACCTGTCTGGAAGGTGAGCTGAGCCTGAAAATTGATAAGCAGATTATCCGACTAAAACGGGGGAAATCCGTTAGCGCACCCGCCCGTTGCAAGCACCGTTTTTTTAATCAGTCTGGCGAGCCCTGCCGCTTCCAGTGCCGCTTTACACCTGGTTTTCCAGGCTTTGAGCAAACATTGCAGATTTCCTACGGCCTGGCCCGCGATGGGAAAACCACGGCGCAGGGAATACCTAAAAATCCATACGCACTGGGCTATCTGGTCCTGATTAGCGAAACGCGTATGACAGGTTACCTGGGACTTTTTCAGCCACTATTTAACTGGCTGGGTCGCCAGGCGCTCAAAAATGGCGTAGCCGCCGACCTACAGCGTCGCTATCTGGCGGTCTGGTAA
- a CDS encoding c-type cytochrome: MNKLRTLGKWIGGIFLTLILLVVVAYFTISHNINQRIQKPYSFTTENLAIPTDKATLQRGEHLATIKGCTDCHGKNLAGKIFMNDGPIGRIVAANLTRGKGGRPADYSTSDWLMALRHGVDRKGRPLLFMPSHESTVLAEPDLQALIAYCQQVPAVDNELPGHDIGPVAKVMTYLGKMPLLPVEMIDHQKPMVARADTTLGIGQGKYLSITCTGCHRPDLKGGDPVAPGFPPTPNLTSTGATGRWTLDQFVHTLRTGKTPNGHQINNDHMPWKMTAAYSDIELASLYQYFRSLK, translated from the coding sequence ATGAACAAACTTCGTACCCTCGGAAAATGGATCGGTGGCATTTTCCTCACCCTGATTCTCTTAGTCGTAGTTGCCTATTTTACGATTTCACACAATATCAATCAGCGAATCCAAAAGCCGTACTCGTTTACTACCGAGAACCTAGCTATACCGACCGACAAAGCCACTCTGCAACGGGGAGAACACTTGGCCACCATTAAAGGCTGTACCGATTGCCATGGCAAAAATCTAGCAGGAAAAATCTTTATGAACGACGGGCCTATTGGCAGGATTGTAGCCGCGAACCTGACACGAGGCAAAGGTGGTCGACCCGCCGATTACAGCACCTCCGACTGGCTGATGGCGCTACGTCATGGCGTTGACCGCAAGGGGCGGCCATTGTTGTTTATGCCTTCACACGAAAGCACAGTGCTGGCCGAGCCAGATCTACAGGCGTTGATTGCCTACTGTCAACAAGTGCCTGCTGTCGACAACGAACTCCCCGGCCATGATATCGGGCCAGTGGCAAAGGTAATGACCTACTTAGGCAAAATGCCGCTATTGCCCGTCGAAATGATTGATCATCAAAAACCGATGGTTGCCCGCGCCGATACAACGCTGGGTATCGGACAAGGAAAGTATCTGTCAATTACGTGTACAGGTTGCCACAGGCCCGATCTGAAAGGCGGTGATCCTGTAGCACCAGGCTTCCCTCCTACCCCCAACCTAACCAGCACCGGCGCGACTGGACGCTGGACACTGGATCAGTTTGTCCATACATTGCGCACCGGCAAAACGCCAAACGGTCACCAGATTAACAACGATCACATGCCGTGGAAAATGACTGCTGCCTACAGCGACATTGAGTTAGCGTCACTCTATCAGTACTTCCGCTCATTGAAGTAA
- a CDS encoding hemerythrin domain-containing protein, which produces MQNQRYNVFNQIHKGLRGMLYDTAIRLQQTDFSQSEAGETIDQLEQALHFFDEHAEHEDRFILPHIRKQNAQLIDELEKDHEIDHRLTQSLFDHIQEWRTTTSENQLEAIGQRIHFAFSEFIGFNLYHMNKEETVLIYLLWKHYTDEEIRHMEHEIIEAISPQTLMAESRWMMRSINDKEVIEWLSGVKQGAPVFVFDSFLQMAREELPSERLTKIHAALEVA; this is translated from the coding sequence ATGCAAAATCAGCGTTACAACGTATTTAATCAAATTCATAAAGGCCTTCGTGGCATGCTGTACGATACGGCTATTCGTTTACAGCAAACCGATTTTTCGCAGTCAGAAGCAGGCGAAACTATCGATCAGTTAGAGCAGGCACTTCATTTTTTCGATGAACACGCCGAACATGAGGATCGGTTTATTCTACCGCACATCCGCAAACAGAACGCGCAACTCATTGATGAGCTGGAAAAAGATCATGAGATCGATCACCGCTTAACTCAGTCGCTTTTTGATCACATTCAGGAATGGCGGACCACTACGTCTGAGAATCAGCTGGAAGCGATTGGTCAACGTATTCACTTCGCCTTCAGCGAGTTCATTGGCTTTAATCTCTACCACATGAATAAAGAGGAGACTGTGCTGATCTATCTGCTCTGGAAGCATTATACCGATGAAGAAATTCGGCATATGGAGCACGAGATTATTGAGGCAATTTCACCTCAGACGCTAATGGCCGAAAGCCGATGGATGATGCGTTCCATCAATGACAAGGAAGTAATTGAATGGCTGTCAGGCGTTAAACAGGGCGCACCGGTTTTTGTATTCGATTCCTTCCTGCAAATGGCCAGAGAAGAGTTGCCGTCCGAGCGTCTGACGAAAATACATGCTGCTCTGGAGGTAGCCTGA
- a CDS encoding IS701 family transposase, which translates to MKVTAQLYGQFLLSSQINYTATYLADHLEGITHDNVQYFLKASRVAPRQVWQHVRHQIQLDTDGYILFDDTVLNKEHSHKIELVRRQYSGNAHGIIKGIGVVNCVYFNPKINQFWLIDYRIFNPDEDGKSKLDHVLDMLNQLAPRQISYRIVLMDSWYAVTDLFKWLITNEKLFYCPIKSNRKVDDSGGKEPYQPVSYLSWSAQQVQQGKLVKVHKMPQNTYLKLFRVLVSTHRTDYIVTNDLAQNETSAAEEKSGIRWTIEQFHREDKQITGLECCQCRLARSQRNHIGLAALTWLRFKQLAYQTKKTVYQLKQGLLDAYLRQELANPSVAFA; encoded by the coding sequence TTGAAGGTCACCGCACAACTTTACGGACAGTTTCTACTGAGTAGCCAGATCAACTATACGGCTACCTACTTGGCTGATCACCTGGAAGGGATCACCCATGACAATGTGCAGTACTTTCTCAAAGCTAGCCGAGTGGCACCTCGCCAGGTCTGGCAACATGTCCGCCACCAAATTCAACTGGATACCGATGGCTATATCCTCTTTGATGATACCGTGCTCAATAAAGAACATAGTCATAAAATTGAACTGGTTCGTCGGCAATACAGTGGAAATGCTCATGGAATCATCAAAGGCATCGGTGTGGTTAATTGTGTCTACTTCAATCCTAAAATTAATCAGTTCTGGCTCATTGACTACCGTATTTTTAATCCCGATGAGGATGGAAAAAGCAAGTTGGATCATGTGTTGGACATGCTTAACCAACTAGCACCCCGCCAGATCAGTTATCGAATCGTCTTAATGGACAGTTGGTATGCTGTGACCGACCTCTTCAAGTGGCTCATTACCAATGAAAAACTGTTTTACTGTCCTATCAAGAGCAACCGTAAGGTCGATGATTCAGGTGGCAAAGAACCGTATCAACCTGTCAGCTATCTGAGCTGGTCAGCTCAACAGGTGCAGCAGGGTAAGCTGGTTAAAGTACACAAGATGCCTCAAAACACCTATCTTAAACTGTTCCGCGTACTGGTGTCTACCCACCGGACGGACTATATCGTCACCAACGATTTAGCTCAAAATGAGACGAGTGCCGCTGAAGAAAAAAGTGGTATTCGTTGGACAATTGAGCAGTTTCATCGAGAAGATAAGCAGATCACGGGTCTGGAATGTTGTCAATGTCGATTAGCTCGTAGTCAACGCAATCACATTGGCTTAGCGGCTCTGACTTGGTTACGTTTTAAACAGTTGGCTTATCAGACTAAGAAAACGGTTTACCAACTCAAACAAGGCTTATTAGATGCTTACCTTCGTCAAGAGTTGGCGAATCCTTCAGTTGCCTTTGCGTAA